A window from Mesorhizobium sp. WSM2240 encodes these proteins:
- a CDS encoding ATP-binding cassette domain-containing protein, producing MEPAGKPLVEMKNMSIAFGGIRAVDDASVDLYPGEVMALLGHNGAGKSTLIKILSGAYKRDAGVIYVNGEEATITNPRDAKKYGIETIYQTLALADNVDAAANLFLGRELRTPWGTLDDAAMESEARKVMGRLNPRFQRFKDPVSKLSGGQRQSVAIARAILFNARILIMDEPTAALGPQETAQVGELVKQLKADGIGIFLISHDIHDVFDLADRVCVMKNGQVVGTARTGDVTKDEVLGMIILGKCPPGAIPGPGAMAIAA from the coding sequence ATGGAACCCGCAGGCAAGCCGCTCGTCGAGATGAAGAACATGTCGATCGCCTTCGGCGGCATCCGCGCCGTCGACGACGCCTCGGTCGATCTCTACCCGGGTGAGGTGATGGCGCTTCTCGGCCACAATGGCGCCGGCAAGTCGACGCTGATCAAGATCCTGTCCGGCGCCTACAAGCGCGACGCAGGCGTAATCTATGTCAATGGCGAGGAGGCCACGATCACCAACCCGCGCGACGCCAAGAAGTACGGCATCGAGACGATTTACCAGACGCTGGCGCTGGCCGACAATGTCGACGCCGCCGCCAACCTGTTCCTCGGCCGCGAGTTGCGCACGCCATGGGGAACGCTCGACGATGCGGCGATGGAATCCGAGGCGCGCAAGGTGATGGGCAGGCTCAATCCGCGCTTCCAGCGTTTCAAGGATCCGGTCAGCAAACTGTCGGGCGGCCAGCGCCAGTCGGTGGCGATCGCCCGTGCGATCCTGTTCAACGCCCGCATCTTGATTATGGATGAGCCGACCGCCGCGCTCGGACCGCAGGAGACCGCCCAGGTCGGCGAACTGGTGAAGCAGCTAAAGGCCGATGGCATCGGCATCTTCCTGATCAGCCACGACATTCACGACGTGTTCGACCTCGCCGACCGCGTCTGCGTGATGAAGAACGGTCAGGTGGTCGGCACGGCCCGCACCGGGGATGTGACCAAGGACGAAGTGCTGGGCATGATCATCCTCGGCAAGTGCCCGCCGGGAGCGATCCCCGGCCCGGGCGCGATGGCGATCGCCGCCTGA
- a CDS encoding sugar ABC transporter permease has translation MTEVTSTAQADRARASEIGPVARFLRATELDTRMLGMIGALLIIWVGFHFLSGGLFLTPRNLWNLSVQSSSIAVMATGMVLVIVTRNIDLSIGSALGLIGMIMGVVQAELLPQVMGIPLGSPSIWILALISGLLVGLAIGGFQGFLIAYLGIPAFIVTLGGLLVWRGAAWWVTSGRTVAPMDATFRLIGGGPQGSIGATASWAVGIVACIAFVLLLLVARSRRKRFRFPLRPVWAEGFIGTIACAAILGAVWIANSYPWPIGIVRRYAEANNLELPEGGLFIAHGIAIPVLIAVTVGIVMSFIATRTRFGRYVFAIGGNPEAAELAGINTRWVVMKIFMLMGLLAAIGASISTARLNAATNSLGTLDELLVIAAAVIGGTSLAGGVGTIAGAMLGALLMQSLQSGMVLLGVDTPLQNIVVGVVLVVAVWLDTLYRKRII, from the coding sequence ATGACCGAGGTGACCTCGACTGCGCAGGCGGACCGCGCCCGCGCGTCCGAGATTGGGCCTGTTGCCCGCTTCCTCAGGGCGACCGAACTCGACACGCGCATGCTCGGCATGATCGGCGCGTTGCTGATCATCTGGGTCGGCTTCCATTTCCTCTCGGGCGGTCTGTTCCTGACGCCGCGCAATCTGTGGAACCTGTCGGTCCAGTCCTCGTCCATCGCGGTCATGGCCACCGGCATGGTGCTGGTGATCGTCACCCGCAACATCGACCTGTCGATCGGCTCGGCGCTGGGGCTGATCGGCATGATCATGGGCGTGGTCCAGGCCGAACTCCTGCCGCAGGTCATGGGAATTCCGCTTGGCAGCCCGTCCATCTGGATCCTGGCGCTCATCTCGGGCCTGCTGGTCGGCCTCGCCATTGGCGGGTTCCAGGGCTTCCTGATCGCCTATCTTGGCATTCCCGCCTTCATCGTCACGCTGGGCGGGCTTCTCGTGTGGCGCGGCGCGGCCTGGTGGGTCACCAGCGGCCGCACGGTAGCGCCGATGGACGCGACGTTCAGGCTGATCGGCGGCGGGCCGCAGGGATCGATCGGCGCTACCGCGAGTTGGGCGGTCGGCATTGTTGCCTGCATCGCTTTCGTGCTCCTGCTCCTCGTCGCCCGTTCGCGGCGCAAGCGCTTCCGCTTTCCGCTGCGTCCGGTCTGGGCCGAAGGCTTCATCGGCACAATCGCCTGCGCGGCGATACTCGGCGCGGTCTGGATCGCCAACTCCTATCCCTGGCCGATCGGCATCGTCAGGCGCTATGCCGAGGCGAACAACCTCGAGCTTCCCGAAGGCGGCCTGTTCATCGCCCACGGCATCGCAATACCTGTGCTGATCGCCGTCACCGTCGGGATCGTTATGAGCTTCATCGCGACCCGCACGCGCTTCGGCCGCTACGTATTCGCCATCGGCGGCAATCCGGAAGCAGCCGAACTGGCTGGCATCAACACGCGCTGGGTGGTCATGAAAATATTCATGCTGATGGGCCTGCTCGCCGCCATCGGCGCCAGCATCTCGACCGCGCGCCTCAACGCCGCGACCAATTCGCTGGGCACGCTCGACGAGCTTCTGGTGATCGCCGCGGCCGTCATCGGCGGCACCTCGCTGGCCGGCGGCGTCGGCACGATCGCCGGCGCCATGCTCGGCGCGCTTTTGATGCAGTCGCTGCAATCGGGCATGGTGCTGCTCGGCGTCGACACGCCGCTGCAGAACATCGTCGTCGGCGTTGTGCTGGTCGTGGCCGTCTGGCTCGACACGCTCTACCGCAAGCGCATCATTTGA
- the xylF gene encoding D-xylose ABC transporter substrate-binding protein, with product MKRFATAILAGVAMTVSLAAVAEAKDKIIGVSWSNFQEERWKTDEAAIKAALEAAGDKYISADAQSNPSKQLTDVESLISQGANALIILAQDSSAIAPAVEKAVAEGIPVVGYDRLIENKDAFYLTFDNKEVGRLQAREVFKVQPEGNYVFIKGSASDPNADFLFDGQMEVLKEAIDAGKIKNVGEAYTDGWLPANAQKNMEQFLTANNNEVDAVVASNDGTAGGAIAALSAQGLAGTVPVSGQDGDHAALNRIALGTQTVSVWKDSRELGKAAAEIASQLADGTAMDAIPNVVKFSGGPAGVEMNSVFLAPVAITKDNLNVVIDAGWVTKEVVCQGVGAGTVPACD from the coding sequence ATGAAAAGATTTGCAACCGCCATTCTGGCGGGTGTGGCGATGACCGTATCGCTGGCGGCAGTGGCCGAGGCGAAGGACAAGATCATCGGCGTATCCTGGTCCAATTTCCAGGAAGAGCGCTGGAAGACGGACGAGGCTGCGATCAAGGCTGCCCTCGAGGCGGCCGGCGACAAGTACATTTCGGCCGATGCGCAATCCAATCCGAGCAAGCAGCTAACCGACGTGGAAAGCCTGATCAGCCAGGGCGCCAACGCGCTGATCATCCTGGCGCAGGATTCGAGCGCGATTGCCCCTGCCGTCGAGAAGGCTGTCGCCGAGGGCATTCCGGTGGTCGGCTACGACCGCCTGATCGAAAACAAGGACGCTTTCTATCTGACCTTCGACAACAAGGAAGTCGGCCGCCTGCAGGCCAGGGAAGTGTTCAAGGTGCAGCCGGAAGGCAACTACGTCTTCATCAAGGGTTCGGCCTCCGACCCGAACGCCGATTTCCTGTTCGACGGCCAGATGGAAGTGCTCAAGGAAGCAATCGATGCCGGCAAGATCAAGAATGTTGGCGAGGCCTATACCGATGGCTGGCTGCCCGCCAACGCGCAGAAGAATATGGAGCAGTTCCTGACCGCCAACAACAACGAGGTCGACGCGGTCGTCGCCTCCAATGACGGCACGGCCGGCGGCGCAATCGCCGCGCTTTCGGCGCAGGGCCTGGCAGGCACGGTTCCGGTTTCGGGGCAGGACGGCGACCATGCCGCGCTGAACCGCATCGCGCTCGGCACGCAGACCGTCTCGGTCTGGAAGGACTCGCGCGAACTCGGCAAGGCCGCGGCTGAAATCGCTTCGCAGCTCGCCGATGGCACGGCCATGGATGCGATCCCGAATGTCGTCAAGTTCAGCGGCGGCCCCGCCGGCGTCGAGATGAACTCGGTGTTCCTGGCGCCCGTCGCCATCACCAAGGACAACCTGAACGTCGTCATCGACGCGGGGTGGGTCACCAAGGAAGTGGTCTGCCAGGGTGTCGGCGCCGGTACAGTGCCGGCCTGCGACTGA
- a CDS encoding ROK family protein, protein MSVGIRHDDLRKRNRAMVITAVRRAFQPSRTEIARATGLSHSTISAISSDLIEEGILAETKSGETVSLKRGRPQVALALKPEAAAVVTIVVALNFLSVAVVDYAGETVTSEQRKLSTLTLPEEELIGECLAMVQRRLNEAAGRRIMRTVLAVQGTTDAGRRTMLWSPITPHAGIAFADRLEGAFDIPVTVENDCNMIAEALKWRDPERYRDNFIAILLSHGIGMGLVLKGELFTGTQSSGGEFGHMIHRPDGALCRCGRRGCVEAYAGNYAIWRAARQSSEDEEPVADISDADMKALAAAARAKEGSEREAFRKAGEAIGFGLGSLFALIDPAPVAVVGIGAAAFDLIEPHLREAIARTAGGQHSGAISFAVEPDEVPLIREGCAMRALTFIDQEIFATGAPAETSAKARELA, encoded by the coding sequence ATGTCGGTTGGAATTCGCCATGACGATTTGCGCAAGCGCAACCGCGCAATGGTCATCACGGCCGTGCGCCGTGCCTTCCAGCCATCGCGCACCGAGATAGCCCGCGCCACCGGCCTCAGCCACTCCACAATCTCGGCGATCTCATCCGACCTGATCGAGGAAGGGATTCTGGCCGAGACCAAAAGCGGCGAGACGGTTTCGCTGAAGCGCGGACGGCCGCAGGTCGCGCTCGCGCTGAAGCCGGAAGCGGCGGCCGTCGTTACAATCGTCGTGGCGCTGAACTTTCTCTCTGTGGCGGTCGTCGATTATGCCGGGGAGACGGTCACCAGCGAGCAGCGCAAGCTGTCGACACTGACCCTGCCCGAGGAAGAGCTGATAGGCGAATGCCTGGCCATGGTGCAGCGGCGGCTGAATGAGGCGGCCGGTAGGCGCATCATGCGTACGGTCCTCGCCGTGCAAGGCACGACCGACGCCGGACGGCGCACAATGCTGTGGTCGCCGATCACGCCGCATGCCGGCATCGCTTTCGCAGACCGTCTCGAAGGCGCGTTCGATATTCCAGTGACCGTAGAGAACGACTGCAATATGATCGCCGAGGCGCTGAAATGGCGCGATCCCGAGCGCTACCGCGACAATTTCATCGCCATACTGCTTTCGCACGGCATTGGCATGGGGCTGGTGCTGAAGGGCGAGCTGTTCACCGGCACGCAATCCTCCGGCGGCGAGTTCGGCCACATGATCCACCGTCCCGACGGCGCGCTTTGCCGGTGCGGGCGTCGCGGCTGCGTCGAGGCCTATGCCGGCAATTACGCGATCTGGCGCGCCGCCCGCCAGTCGAGCGAAGACGAGGAGCCGGTGGCCGACATCAGCGATGCCGATATGAAGGCGCTGGCAGCCGCCGCCCGCGCGAAGGAGGGGTCGGAGCGCGAGGCGTTCCGCAAGGCTGGCGAGGCGATCGGCTTTGGCCTCGGCAGCCTGTTCGCGCTCATCGACCCAGCGCCGGTGGCGGTCGTCGGCATCGGCGCCGCCGCCTTCGACCTGATCGAGCCGCATCTGCGCGAGGCGATCGCCAGGACAGCCGGTGGCCAGCACTCGGGCGCGATCTCCTTCGCGGTGGAACCGGACGAGGTGCCGCTGATCCGCGAAGGCTGCGCCATGCGCGCGCTGACCTTCATCGACCAGGAAATCTTCGCTACCGGTGCGCCGGCCGAGACGTCTGCGAAGGCGCGCGAACTGGCCTAA
- the phoB gene encoding phosphate regulon transcriptional regulator PhoB, producing MIAPKIMVVEDEEPLGVLLRYNLESEGYQVEIVARGDEAEIRLQENVPDLLVLDWMLPALSGIELCRRLRMRPETERLPIIMLTARGEESDRVRGLATGADDYLVKPFSTPEFMARVKALLRRAKPEVLSSVLKVGDIVLDREAHRVYRKKSEVKLGPTEFRLLEFMMRHPGRVFSRGQLLDNVWGETIYIDERTVDVHVGRLRKAVNTGRMPDVIRTIRGAGYAIREE from the coding sequence ATGATCGCTCCGAAAATCATGGTTGTGGAAGACGAGGAGCCGCTGGGCGTGCTCCTGCGCTACAATCTGGAATCCGAAGGTTACCAGGTCGAGATCGTGGCGCGCGGCGACGAGGCCGAGATAAGGCTGCAGGAGAACGTGCCCGACCTGCTGGTGCTGGATTGGATGCTGCCGGCGCTTTCGGGCATCGAATTGTGTCGCCGGCTAAGGATGCGGCCGGAAACCGAGCGCCTGCCGATAATCATGCTGACCGCGCGCGGCGAGGAAAGCGACCGCGTCAGGGGCCTCGCCACCGGCGCCGACGATTATCTGGTCAAGCCGTTCTCGACGCCCGAATTCATGGCGCGCGTCAAGGCGCTGCTGCGGCGGGCAAAGCCGGAAGTGCTGTCCAGCGTGCTCAAGGTCGGCGATATCGTGCTCGACCGCGAGGCGCACCGGGTCTACCGCAAGAAGAGCGAGGTCAAGCTCGGGCCGACCGAATTCCGGCTGCTGGAATTCATGATGCGGCATCCGGGCCGTGTTTTCTCGCGCGGGCAATTGCTCGACAATGTCTGGGGCGAGACGATCTATATCGACGAACGCACCGTCGACGTGCATGTCGGGCGGCTGCGCAAGGCGGTCAACACCGGCCGCATGCCGGATGTCATCCGCACCATTCGCGGCGCCGGCTACGCCATTCGCGAGGAATAG
- the phoU gene encoding phosphate signaling complex protein PhoU has product MGEHTVASFDEELGHVDRLIRDMGDLAGAMVGASIRALLASDNALAQRVISDDAIMDARQRELDDRAITLIAKRQPMAQDLRAVLGAIRMAGDLERIGDLAKNIAKRVSAVGQSATPRDLSHSIDAMAQLVLVQVQAVVDKYVAREPQALQALRADDEKIDVKYTAVFRELLTYMMEDPRNITACTHLLFCAKNLERIGDHVTNIAENAYFVMTGSQLPSNRPKFDETTQTVSAE; this is encoded by the coding sequence ATGGGTGAGCACACCGTTGCCTCTTTCGACGAGGAACTTGGGCATGTCGACCGTCTGATCCGTGACATGGGCGATCTTGCCGGCGCGATGGTCGGCGCATCTATCCGGGCGCTTCTGGCGTCCGACAACGCGCTGGCGCAGCGGGTCATATCCGACGACGCGATCATGGATGCCAGACAGCGCGAACTCGACGACCGCGCCATCACGCTGATCGCAAAGCGCCAGCCGATGGCGCAGGATCTGCGCGCGGTGCTCGGCGCCATTCGTATGGCGGGAGACCTCGAGCGCATCGGCGATCTCGCCAAGAACATCGCCAAGCGCGTCAGCGCGGTCGGCCAGAGTGCGACGCCGCGCGACTTGTCGCACAGCATCGACGCCATGGCTCAGTTGGTGCTCGTGCAGGTCCAGGCGGTGGTCGACAAATACGTCGCTCGCGAACCGCAGGCTTTGCAGGCGCTACGCGCAGACGACGAGAAGATCGACGTGAAATACACGGCGGTATTCCGCGAACTGCTGACCTATATGATGGAAGACCCGCGCAACATTACCGCCTGCACGCATCTTCTGTTCTGCGCCAAGAACCTCGAGCGGATCGGCGACCACGTCACCAACATCGCGGAGAACGCTTATTTCGTCATGACCGGCTCGCAATTGCCTTCCAACCGGCCGAAGTTCGACGAGACCACGCAGACGGTGTCGGCCGAATAG
- the pstB gene encoding phosphate ABC transporter ATP-binding protein PstB: protein MNIMTETAIEQKVRAGSTPPAVKMRGDGVDVHYGEKQALFGVSLDIPQNQVTALIGPSGCGKSTFLRCLNRMNDTIDIARVSGKITLDGEDVYDPKIDVVELRARVGMVFQKPNPFPKSIYENIAYGPRIHGLAKNKSELDGIVESSLKKAGLFNEVKDRLSESGTGLSGGQQQRLCIARAIAVSPEVILMDEPCSALDPIATARVEELIDELRENYTIVIVTHSMQQAARVSQRTAMFHLGYLVEEDATEKMFTNPDDKRTQDYITGRFG, encoded by the coding sequence ATGAACATCATGACCGAAACAGCCATCGAGCAGAAGGTCCGTGCCGGCTCGACCCCGCCAGCGGTGAAAATGAGAGGCGACGGTGTCGATGTGCATTATGGCGAGAAGCAAGCGCTTTTCGGCGTAAGCCTCGACATTCCCCAGAACCAGGTGACGGCGCTGATCGGCCCGTCCGGCTGCGGCAAGTCGACCTTCCTGCGCTGTCTCAACCGGATGAACGACACCATCGATATCGCACGGGTGTCGGGCAAGATCACGCTCGACGGTGAGGATGTCTATGATCCGAAGATCGACGTGGTCGAACTGCGCGCCCGCGTCGGCATGGTGTTCCAGAAGCCCAATCCGTTTCCGAAGTCGATCTATGAGAACATCGCCTACGGACCGCGCATCCACGGCCTGGCGAAGAACAAGTCGGAACTGGACGGGATCGTTGAATCGAGCCTGAAGAAAGCCGGCCTGTTCAACGAAGTGAAGGACCGCCTCTCCGAATCCGGCACCGGCCTTTCCGGCGGCCAGCAGCAGCGCCTGTGCATCGCGCGCGCCATCGCCGTTTCGCCCGAGGTGATCCTCATGGACGAGCCGTGCTCGGCGCTCGATCCGATCGCCACGGCCAGGGTCGAGGAATTGATCGACGAATTGCGCGAGAATTACACGATCGTCATCGTCACCCATTCGATGCAGCAGGCGGCCCGCGTCTCGCAGCGCACCGCGATGTTTCACCTCGGCTATCTCGTCGAAGAGGACGCGACCGAAAAGATGTTCACGAATCCCGACGACAAACGGACGCAAGACTATATCACCGGCCGGTTCGGCTGA
- the pstA gene encoding phosphate ABC transporter permease PstA — MPAGGAMRPPVAWKSAEMNRRRAARYAADRRLQIYGMVAIAFALGFLAILIGTLSFTGYRAFTQSMVTVDIDLSAADLDRSNLMDANWRSVFRRAVLADVGELSRSEERDYFSMFTSSAPFLIRDQVIANPALLDGRATFMVPMSDPIDQLAKGLVNTDLPENQRRVNDKQIELFNQLEAKGAVTQPFNWALFLNADSRFPELAGLAGAISGSFWLLLVCFVISFPVGIAAAIYLEEFAPKNRFTDLIEININNLAAVPSVVFGLLGLAVFLGWFGLPRSAPLVGGMVLALMTLPTIIIVTRAALTSVPSSIREAALGIGASKHEMIFHHILPLSMPSIMTGTIIGLAQALGETAPLLLIGMNAFITSPPAGVLEASTALPTQIYIWADSPERGFVARTSAAILVLLGFLFVMNAMAIFLRQRFQRRW; from the coding sequence ATGCCGGCTGGCGGCGCCATGCGCCCGCCCGTCGCGTGGAAGTCCGCCGAAATGAATCGCCGACGCGCCGCACGCTACGCGGCTGATCGCCGCCTGCAGATTTACGGAATGGTGGCGATCGCCTTCGCGCTTGGCTTCCTTGCCATCCTGATCGGAACACTGAGTTTCACCGGCTACCGGGCGTTCACACAGTCGATGGTGACCGTCGACATCGACCTCAGCGCGGCCGATCTCGACCGTTCGAACCTGATGGACGCGAACTGGCGCAGTGTCTTCCGCCGGGCGGTGCTAGCGGATGTCGGCGAGCTGTCGCGCTCCGAGGAACGCGACTATTTCTCGATGTTCACGTCGTCGGCGCCCTTCCTGATTCGCGATCAGGTCATCGCCAATCCGGCGCTCCTCGATGGCCGGGCGACCTTCATGGTGCCGATGTCGGATCCGATCGACCAGCTCGCGAAGGGGCTGGTGAACACCGACCTGCCGGAAAACCAGCGCCGGGTGAACGACAAACAGATCGAGTTGTTCAACCAGCTCGAGGCGAAGGGCGCGGTCACCCAGCCTTTCAACTGGGCGCTTTTCCTCAACGCCGACAGCCGCTTTCCGGAGCTGGCGGGTCTGGCGGGCGCGATCTCAGGCTCGTTTTGGTTGCTGCTCGTGTGCTTCGTGATCAGCTTCCCGGTCGGTATAGCGGCGGCGATCTATCTGGAAGAGTTTGCCCCGAAAAACCGCTTCACCGACCTCATCGAGATCAACATCAACAACCTTGCGGCGGTCCCCTCCGTCGTGTTCGGCCTGCTCGGCCTCGCGGTCTTCCTCGGCTGGTTCGGGCTGCCGCGTTCCGCCCCGCTGGTCGGCGGCATGGTGCTTGCCCTGATGACGCTTCCCACCATCATCATCGTGACGCGTGCGGCGCTCACTTCGGTTCCGTCGTCGATCCGCGAGGCGGCGCTCGGCATCGGCGCGTCGAAGCACGAGATGATCTTCCATCACATCCTGCCGCTGTCGATGCCGTCGATCATGACCGGCACGATCATTGGCCTGGCGCAGGCGCTCGGCGAAACCGCGCCGCTGCTGCTGATCGGGATGAACGCCTTCATCACCAGCCCGCCGGCCGGCGTGCTGGAGGCGTCGACCGCACTACCGACGCAGATCTACATCTGGGCGGACAGCCCGGAGCGCGGTTTCGTAGCGCGCACTTCCGCGGCAATTCTGGTCCTCCTCGGCTTTCTTTTCGTGATGAACGCAATGGCCATATTCCTTAGGCAGCGCTTTCAGCGCCGCTGGTAA
- the pstC gene encoding phosphate ABC transporter permease subunit PstC has protein sequence MAGYLLGFMALAALVAAFLGAARGRSKRLAAAEKAHSRPIYHGLNAAIWTGVPAFVFLLLWLLFQNSVINMLVLGSYPGADAMSGPEKNLLISEIRQVAAGNIFREPTSEITAAVAHLKSLQALSSWAMVAVTAALIAIGAFFGLRAIQTRYRARHSVERSVTWFMMFSSLVAILTTAGIVFSLVYEALQFFARVPITEFLFGLRWEPQIALRADQVAGQGAFGMIPVLFGTFVISALAMAVAIPTGILSAIYLTEYANERFRAVVKPMLEILAGIPTIVYGFFAVLTVAPLVRSLGLSIGIDSAPNSALAAGGVMGIMLIPFISSLSDDAFAAVPRAMREGSFALGATKGETIRKVLLPAALPGIVGGVLLALSRAVGETMIVVMAAGLIAKMTLNPFDSVTTVTVQIVTLLIGDSEFDNPKTLAAFALGLVLFIITLGLNLIALQTVRKYREKY, from the coding sequence ATGGCTGGGTATCTTTTGGGCTTCATGGCGCTTGCCGCCCTTGTCGCCGCTTTCCTCGGCGCCGCACGCGGACGCAGCAAGCGGCTCGCCGCGGCGGAAAAGGCGCACTCCCGCCCGATTTATCACGGCCTCAACGCGGCGATCTGGACCGGCGTACCCGCCTTTGTCTTCCTGCTGCTGTGGCTGCTCTTCCAGAACAGCGTGATTAACATGCTGGTGCTGGGAAGCTATCCGGGCGCCGACGCGATGTCCGGCCCGGAAAAGAACCTCCTGATCAGCGAGATACGCCAGGTCGCGGCTGGGAACATATTCCGCGAGCCAACGTCGGAGATCACGGCCGCCGTCGCTCATCTGAAATCTTTGCAGGCGCTCTCCAGTTGGGCCATGGTCGCGGTGACGGCCGCGCTGATCGCCATCGGAGCGTTCTTCGGCTTGCGCGCCATTCAGACACGGTACCGCGCACGCCACAGCGTCGAGCGGTCCGTTACCTGGTTCATGATGTTCTCGTCGCTGGTCGCCATCCTGACGACCGCGGGCATCGTCTTCTCGCTCGTCTATGAGGCGCTGCAGTTCTTCGCCCGTGTGCCGATCACGGAGTTCCTGTTCGGCCTGCGCTGGGAGCCGCAGATCGCTTTGCGCGCCGACCAGGTGGCCGGGCAGGGCGCCTTCGGCATGATTCCCGTGCTCTTCGGCACCTTCGTGATTTCGGCCCTGGCGATGGCGGTCGCGATCCCGACCGGAATTCTGTCGGCCATCTATCTCACTGAGTATGCAAACGAACGGTTTCGGGCCGTGGTGAAGCCGATGCTCGAAATCCTCGCCGGCATCCCGACCATCGTTTACGGCTTTTTCGCAGTGCTCACCGTCGCACCGCTGGTGCGCAGCCTCGGCCTGTCGATCGGAATCGACTCGGCGCCGAACAGTGCTCTCGCTGCGGGCGGCGTCATGGGCATCATGCTGATCCCTTTCATCTCATCACTCTCAGATGACGCCTTCGCAGCCGTCCCGCGTGCGATGCGCGAAGGATCCTTCGCGCTGGGAGCTACCAAGGGCGAAACGATCCGCAAGGTGCTGCTGCCCGCCGCGCTGCCGGGCATCGTCGGCGGTGTGCTGCTCGCGCTCAGCCGCGCGGTCGGCGAAACGATGATCGTCGTGATGGCCGCTGGCCTGATCGCCAAGATGACGCTCAACCCCTTCGATTCGGTCACGACCGTCACTGTGCAGATCGTTACCCTGCTCATCGGCGATAGCGAATTCGACAATCCTAAGACGCTTGCGGCTTTCGCGCTGGGCCTGGTGCTGTTCATCATCACGCTTGGCCTCAATTTGATCGCGCTGCAGACCGTCCGCAAATATCGGGAGAAGTACTGA
- a CDS encoding substrate-binding domain-containing protein, which yields MKKFLLTASAAALALAASAGYAAARDQVKVVGSSTVFPYSQAAAEEYANKTGNPAPVVESTGTGGGFKAFCGGIGPDFADVTGASRAIKESEVKLCADNGVTDITEALIGYDGLSIAHASSAPEMDLTEEQIFKALAAELPDGNGGFVANPNKKWSDVDASLPAIDIVAFGPPPTSGTRDAFVELVMHDGCADLPGMADLKKADEDKWNEVCSRMRQDGPFVEAGENDNLIVQRLESDPNAVGIFGYSFLYENSDKLKAVKVNGVAPDFDTIADGSYPVSRPIFFYVKNAHRDVIPNMNEFLAEYVSDGALGADGYLPERGLTPLSDEKRAEVQKAVTEAKKLGS from the coding sequence ATGAAGAAATTCCTCCTTACAGCGTCGGCTGCGGCGTTGGCGCTCGCCGCCTCCGCCGGCTATGCCGCCGCTCGCGACCAAGTCAAAGTCGTCGGTTCGTCGACCGTGTTTCCCTACAGCCAGGCTGCGGCTGAAGAGTACGCGAACAAGACCGGCAACCCGGCCCCCGTGGTCGAGTCGACCGGCACTGGCGGCGGCTTCAAGGCGTTCTGCGGCGGCATCGGTCCCGATTTCGCCGATGTCACCGGCGCCTCGCGCGCCATCAAGGAGTCAGAGGTCAAGCTGTGCGCCGACAACGGTGTCACCGACATCACCGAAGCGCTGATCGGCTATGACGGCCTCTCGATAGCCCATGCCTCAAGCGCCCCGGAGATGGACCTGACCGAGGAGCAGATATTCAAGGCGCTCGCCGCCGAGCTGCCGGACGGTAATGGCGGCTTCGTCGCAAATCCGAACAAGAAGTGGTCGGACGTCGATGCTTCGCTGCCGGCGATCGACATCGTCGCTTTTGGCCCGCCCCCTACGTCCGGCACGCGCGACGCCTTCGTCGAACTCGTCATGCATGACGGCTGTGCGGATCTTCCGGGTATGGCCGATCTCAAGAAGGCCGATGAGGACAAGTGGAACGAGGTCTGCTCGCGCATGCGCCAGGACGGCCCCTTCGTGGAAGCCGGCGAGAATGATAACCTCATCGTCCAGCGTCTCGAATCCGACCCGAACGCCGTCGGCATTTTCGGTTACTCGTTCCTCTACGAGAACTCCGACAAGCTGAAGGCGGTGAAGGTCAATGGTGTCGCGCCGGACTTCGACACCATCGCGGACGGTTCGTACCCTGTGTCGCGCCCGATCTTCTTCTACGTGAAGAATGCTCACCGCGACGTCATTCCGAACATGAACGAGTTCCTCGCCGAGTACGTCTCGGACGGCGCTCTCGGCGCCGACGGCTACCTGCCGGAGCGCGGCCTCACGCCGCTTTCCGACGAGAAGCGCGCCGAGGTCCAGAAGGCTGTGACCGAAGCGAAGAAACTCGGCTCTTAA